From a region of the Macrobrachium rosenbergii isolate ZJJX-2024 chromosome 24, ASM4041242v1, whole genome shotgun sequence genome:
- the LOC136851780 gene encoding uncharacterized protein, whose translation MAANASRTAANISQTAANASQKAGNASQMAANASQMTANAHKTSANASQTAANTSHTAANASQKTAKASQTAANASQMATNASQMNAKTSETAANAFQMVANASQTAANAS comes from the coding sequence ATGGCAGCAAATGCCTCTCGGACAGCAGCAAATATCTCCCAAACGGCAGCAAATGCTTCCCAAAAGGCAGGAAATGCCTCCCAAAtggcagcaaatgcctcccaaatgACAGCAAATGCCCACAAGACTtcagcaaatgcctcccaaacggCAGCAAATACCTCCCATacggcagcaaatgcctcccaaaagACAGCAAAAGCCTCCCAGAcagcagcaaatgcctcccaaatgGCAACAAATGCCTCCCAAATGAACGCAAAAACCTCCGAAACAGCAGCAAATGCCTTCCAAATGGtagcaaatgcctcccaaacaGCAGCAAATGCGTCCTAA
- the LOC136851781 gene encoding prophage side tail fiber protein homolog StfR-like, whose amino-acid sequence METNGSQTAANASQMVENVFRMAANASQTVENTSKTEANASQMAAKTSQTAANASQTVENTSKTEANASQMAAKTSQTAANASQTVENTSKTAANASQMAAKTSQTAANAFQTVANASQKAANATQTAANASQTAANASQTAANAS is encoded by the coding sequence ATGGAAACAAATGGCTCCCAAacggcagcaaatgcctcccaaatgGTAGAAAATGTCTTCCGAAtggcagcaaatgcctcccaaacggTAGAAAATACCTCTAAAACAGAAGCAAATGCTTCCCAAATGGCAGCAAAAACCTCCCAAAcagcagcaaatgcctcccaaacggTAGAAAATACCTCTAAAACAGAAGCAAATGCTTCCCAAATGGCAGCAAAAACCTCCCAAAcagcagcaaatgcctcccaaacggTAGAAAATACCTCTAAAACGGCAGCAAATGCTTCCCAAATGGCAGCAAAAACCTCCCAAACAGCAGCAAATGCCTTCCAAACGGtagcaaatgcctcccaaaaaGCAGCAAATGCCACACAAACGGCAGCAAATGCCTCACAAAcagcagcaaatgcctcccaaacggCAGCAAATGCGTCCTAA
- the LOC136851782 gene encoding autotransporter adhesin BpaC-like: protein MAENTFQTAANASPNGRKYLQNDSKCLPNTSKCFPNGSKCLPNSSKCFPNGSKCLPNVSKCPSNGSKCLPNGSKCLPNGSKCLLNVSKCLPNGSKCLPNSSKCLPNGSKCLPNGSNASQTEANPSQTAANSSQTGANPSQTAANASQTAANASQTAANASQPGANPSQTAANASQTGANHSQTAANTSQTAANASQTAANASQTAANASQTANFLSEKIEETINLSLKWDTIKGLHKSLDSFKSVETNKSFTDL, encoded by the coding sequence atgGCAGAAAATACCTTCCAAACAGCAGCTAATGCCTCCCCAAACGGCAGAAAATACCTCCAAAATGacagcaaatgcctcccaaacaCCAGCAAATGCTTCCCAAAtggcagcaaatgcctcccaaacaGCAGCAAATGCTTCCCAAATGGtagcaaatgcctcccaaacgTTAGCAAATGCCCTTCAAacggcagcaaatgcctcccaaacggcagcaaatgcctcccaaacggCAGCAAATGCCTCCTGAACGtcagcaaatgcctcccaaatgGCAGCAAATGCCTTCCAAAcagcagcaaatgcctcccaaatgGCAGCAAATGCCTCCCGAATGGCAGCAATGCCTCCCAAACGGAAGCAAATCCCTCCCAAACAGCAGCAAATTCCTCCCAAACGGGAGCAAATCCTTCTCAAAcagcagcaaatgcctcccaaacggcagcaaatgcctcccaaacggcagcaaatgcctcccaacCGGGAGCAAATCCCTCCCAAACtgcagcaaatgcctcccaaacggGAGCAAATCACTCTCAAACAGCAGCAAATACCTCCCAAacggcagcaaatgcctcccaaacggcagcaaatgcctcccaaacggcagcaaatgcctcccaaacggcaaattttctctcagaaaaaatcgAGGAAACAATTAATCTTTCACTAAAATGGGACACAATCAAGGGATTACACAAATCACTCGACAGTTTTAAATCTGTGGAAACAAATAAGTCCTTCACTGATCTGTAA